A stretch of Arachis hypogaea cultivar Tifrunner chromosome 15, arahy.Tifrunner.gnm2.J5K5, whole genome shotgun sequence DNA encodes these proteins:
- the LOC112749791 gene encoding uncharacterized protein isoform X3: protein MSVILSCQRSTILAHKTSPLFLHMFRFRFKPHRSRFCCLLDQIAVSDNVIAAAAKAATTSASLHGAVSSAITQVAVTAVAIASGACLSTKVDFLWPKLEEQPGTVVQDGVEITGYPIFNDTKVQKAIAFARRAHRGQFRKTGDPYLTHCIHTGRILAALVPSSGKRAVDTVVAGILHDVVDDTCQSLQDIEAEFGDDVVKLVAGVSRLSYINQLLRRHRRVNENQGVLGQEEASNLRVMLLGMVDDPRVVLIKLADRLHNMRTIYALPLHKAQAVAEETLIIWCSLASRLGLWALKAELEDLCFAILQPQTFQKMRADLASMSTSANKIVNPRRFSVKGNLIPTDENSSLYNESLTFNEDVSCIKDLLEAVVPFDVLLDRRKRANFLSTMEKNNSETCLKPKVVQDAGLALASLVICEEALERELIISASYVPGMEVTLSSRLKSLYSLYSKMKRKDISIDKVYDARALRVVVGDKNGTLHGPAIQCCYNLLDIVHRLWTPIDGEFDDYIINPKPSGYQSLHTAVQGPDNSALEVQIRTQRMHEYAEHGLAAHWLYKETGNPLSSIDSMDEPETEESYFSKDIEDGNSSDILLSKYRSLKTGHPVLRVEGSHLLAAVIMSVEKDERELLVAVSFGLAASEAVADRRSSFQIKRWEAYAQLYKKVSNEWWFEPGHGDWCTCLEKYTLCRDARPVRPPIANFHPSYQFHRARRI, encoded by the exons ATGAGCGTCATTCTATCATGCCAGCGCTCCACAATCTTAGCTCACAAAACTTCTCCGTTATTTCTTCACATGTTCCGTTTCAGATTCAAACCTCACCGTTCCAGATTCTGCTGTTTGCTCGACCAGATCGCCGTCTCCGACAATGTCATCGCCGCTGCTGCCAAGGCCGCCACCACCTCCGCCTCTCTCCACGGCGCCGTTTCCTCGGCCATCACGCAGGTCGCCGTCACCGCTGTTGCAATTGCCTCCGGAGCTTGCCTATCCACCAAGGTTGATTTCTTGTGGCCTAAATTGGAGGAACAACCAG GTACCGTTGTTCAGGATGGAGTAGAAATTACAGGCTACCCTATATTTAATGATACAAAG GTTCAGAAGGCTATAGCTTTTGCAAGAAGAGCGCATCGAGGCCAGTTCCGGAAGACTGGAGATCCTTACTTAACACACTGTATCCATACTGGAAGAATTTTGGCAGCGTTGGTTCCATCAAGTGGTAAAAGA GCTGTGGACACAGTTGTGGCGGGTATTTTACATGATGTGGTTGATGATACTTGCCAAAGTCTGCAGGACATCGAGGCAGAATTTGGGGATGATGTGGTCAAGTTGGTCGCTGGTGTTTCAAGGTTAAGTTACATAAATCAG CTGTTACGTAGACATCGAAGGGTAAATGAGAACCAGGGTGTCCTTGGCCAAGAAGAG GCGAGTAATTTGCGAGTGATGCTTTTGGGAATGGTTGATGATCCACGTGTTGTGCTCATCAAGCTTGCAGATCGTCTTCACAACATGAGAACCAT TTACGCTCTGCCATTACATAAGGCTCAAGCTGTCGCAGAGGAGACCTTAATTATTTGGTGTTCACTTGCTTCAAGATTGGGTCTATGGGCGTTGAAAGCTGAATTGGAAGATCTTTGTTTTGCTATTCTTCAG CCTCAAACGTTTCAGAAGATGCGAGCTGATCTGGCTTCCATGTCCACGTCTGCTAACAAAATAGTAAATCCAAGAAGATTCTCTGTAAAAGGTAATTTGATACCTACGGATGAGAACAGTTCTCTCTACAATGAATCCTTGAcattcaatgaggatgtctcatGTATAAAG GACCTTTTGGAAGCTGTAGTCCCATTTGATGTTTTGTTAGATCGGAGAAAACGTGCTAACTTCCTAAGTACTATGGAGAAGAATAATTCAGAGACATGCCTGAAACCGAAGGTTGTTCAAGATGCTGGGTTAGCTTTGGCGTCATTGGTAATTTGTGAGGAAGCACTTGAGCGAGAATTGATTATATCAGCTTC TTACGTTCCGGGAATGGAAGTCACATTATCAAGCCGATTAAAAAGCCTTTATAGTTTATATAGCAAG ATGAAACGAAAGGATATAAGCATTGATAAAGTATATGATGCACGTGCATTACGAGTAGTCGTGGGAGACAAAAATGGAACTTTACATGGACCTGCAATTCAGTGTTGCTATAATCTTCTTGACATTGTACACAG GCTTTGGACTCCCATAGATGGTGAATTTGATGACTACATCATTAATCCAAAACCTAGTGGCTATCAG TCCTTGCACACTGCAGTACAAGGTCCTGATAACTCAGCCCTTGAAGTACAAATAAGAACACAG AGGATGCATGAGTATGCTGAACATGGACTTGCTGCACATTGGCTGTATAAGGAAACTGGAAATCCTTTGTCATCAATAGACAGCATGGATGAACCTGAAACAGAAGAATCCTATTTCTCCAAGGATATAGAAGATGGGAATTCTTCGGATATTTTGTTAAGTAAATATAGGTCATTGAAGACTGGACATCCAGTCCTCAGGGTAGAAGGAAGTCACTTACTTGCTGCTGTAATCATGAG TGTTGAAAAGGATGAAAGAGAATTGTTAGTTGCTGTCAGCTTTGGGCTTGCAGCTTCTGAAGCAGTAGCTGACAGAAGATCTTCTTTCCAGATTAAGCGATGGGAAGCTTATGCACAACTATACAAAAAG